The Flavobacterium sp. N2270 genome contains the following window.
AACTGAACATAAGAACTTCCATTTAAAGGATTAAAAGCCTTTGTCATTGCTATCATTACGTTTGATATTGGTTCAAATGATATTCTTAATTCTTTAATGCTTTTTATATGTGTAGCATGAAGTGTTTGCTTTTTCAGCTCTGTTTGATAATTCATCCATACTTTATGAGATTCACCTTTAAATACGCTCATGTTTATTTTACCAAAAGACTTTTCAAATTCTAATAGGGCTTTTTTAGCAGTATTAAAATCATCTTTTGTTAAGGCATCTTTAAATTCAAAATAATCTTTATATAATGGTTGTAAACTCTTTTTTGCTTCAGCACTAATCGTTGTTTTTTCTGTTTTTAATACTACTTTTTTATCCTCACTCATAGGCATAGAAGAATCTCCATGATTATGACCTGTGCTTACTCTGCCACCTTCCAAATTCATCATGCTTGGTTTTCCTGCTAATTGTGCAGCAGCATCCACATTAAAAGTACCATTTGCAACAATTTCTTCACCAACTTCTAAACCTTTTTCAATTATATAATCATTCCCCAAAAGTGGTCCTAATGTAACTTCGCGTAATTTGAAAGTTATTCCTTTATCTGTTTCATTTTTAATGTACACAATAGAGCGTTTTCCTGTCCACATCACTGCCGATTTAGGAACACTTAATGTTGATTTATTGCTTGTAATTTTAGTTTTTAAAGTACCTGTAGTAAACATTTCAGGTTTGAATTTTAATCCAGAATTAGCTACTTCAACTCTTGCTTTTGCAATTCGAGTCATTGGGTTTATAAATGGGTCAATAAATGCAATAGTTCCTGAAAATGTTTCTCCTGGAAAAGATGCCACTGTATAATTTATTTTATCTCCTTTTTTAACCCAACTCATATCCGATTCGTAAATTTCAAAAAGTACCCAAACGGTTGATAAATCTGCAACATCATAGAGGGTTTGTCCTTTTTGCAGATAATCTCCTAGTTCTACATTTTTTTTAATGATATAGCCTGAAACATCCGCATAAACAGGAAACTTATCTTGTGTTTTACCTGAAGAAATAATACTGTTAATAGTAGCATCTGAAACTTTCCAGTTTTTTAATTTCATTTTTACCGATTCGAATAATTGAGGCTGAAGGTCTTTTACACTATAGGCTTCAATAAGTTCTTGTTGTGCACTCGCTAATTCCGGAGAATAAACATAAGCAACCACTTGTCCTTTTTTAACATATTCGCCTACAAAAGAGACTTGAATTTTTTCAATACGACCTGGAATATGTGATGATTGACTATAAACTGTTTTCTCATTCACTTCAATTTTTCCATTCAATGAAATTTCTTTTACGCCATCTGTATTTCCTACTCTGTAAGTAGAGATTCCTGCAATAATCATCGCTGATTCAGACATACTAATTGCTTCGGGATCAATATCATCATTACCTGATTCTAAAGGAATTAAATCCATACCACATATAGGACAATCACCAGGTTCTGGTTGTCTAATTTGTGGATGCATGGAACACGTCCAAACTTCTGCTTTTGATTTGGCTTCTGTTTTATTATCTTCTTCTTTCGTGCTTTCACCAAAGAATAGAGCACCTAATAATAGCCCAACTAATAAAGTTACAGCTAATAATATTTTTGTTTTTTTATCTAAGTTCATAATTAAAATTGTTTTGCTGTTAAATAATCCAATTCAGCTAATTTTATATAAAAAGTACTAGTACTCGACAACTGCATTTTTTGATACTTTAAAAACTCTTGTTGCATGCGTAATACTTCTTCAAAATCTTTATTCGCATTACTGTAATAAGCGAATAGTAGATTCAAACTTTTAGAAAGTGTTAGTACTTGACCTTCATATAATTTTAATAAATCTCTTTCCTTTTCTAATTCAAAAACAAGTTTATAGTACGTGCCGTTTAATTTGTTTTCATACGCTTCTTTTTGAAAAGCATAACTTTCTTGCATTAGTTTTGCTTCTTTCGTTGCAGCATTGTATTTTTTTCTAAAAATTGGTAAACTTACCGAAACCATTGGCATGATAATATCTTTACCAGAATCAGGAAAGTTATTCATTCCTTTCCCTACCAAAACATAATCTAAACCAAGACCTAATTTAGGTAAACCTTGTTTTCTAGCTACTTCTGAAGCTACTTCTGAAGCTTGTTTTTTTAATTCAAGCTCTTGTAGAATTGGGTTAGTGGTTATAGAATCTTTGCGGTATTCTATTGGTAATTCAATTACTTCTATTTCTTGAGCCACTACAATTTTTTCATCGTACTTTCTATTTAGAATACTATTCAACCAAGATGTTAATGCAGATTCTTTTTTAGTTAAAATTTCTAAATTAGTTTGTGCATCTTTAATCATTATATCTACACGTAAGACATCTACTAAACTTCCTTTACCGTTTTCAAATTTTGCATTGGCAATATTTTTATATGATTCAAGAATTTTGATGTTTTCTTGTTCAATTTCTTTTAGTTTTATCAACTCATACAATGGATAATAAGCAGTAGCAACTTGAGAATACAGTAAATTTTTAGCATTTAAAAAGGCTTGATATTTACTTTCAGCCATTAAGGTTGTAGCATTTTTTTGGGCTTTTAAAGTGCCAAACCAAGGAAACATTTGCGTTAGTGAAAATCGCATATTTTGAGGGCCAAGTCTTGTTTCTACGGGTGAAATAAAATAACCCATGGAAAGATTTGGATCTGGTAAAGAACTTACTTGTGGTATTTTTTGCATGGCTGCTTCAAACTCCTTATACTTTGCTTTTAATTCTGGATTATTTTCTGCAGCAATAATATAATAGTCGTTTATAGATTGACCTTCAACATTATATGCAAAAAATAGAATGAATATGATTAGTATTTTACGCATTT
Protein-coding sequences here:
- a CDS encoding efflux RND transporter periplasmic adaptor subunit; the encoded protein is MNLDKKTKILLAVTLLVGLLLGALFFGESTKEEDNKTEAKSKAEVWTCSMHPQIRQPEPGDCPICGMDLIPLESGNDDIDPEAISMSESAMIIAGISTYRVGNTDGVKEISLNGKIEVNEKTVYSQSSHIPGRIEKIQVSFVGEYVKKGQVVAYVYSPELASAQQELIEAYSVKDLQPQLFESVKMKLKNWKVSDATINSIISSGKTQDKFPVYADVSGYIIKKNVELGDYLQKGQTLYDVADLSTVWVLFEIYESDMSWVKKGDKINYTVASFPGETFSGTIAFIDPFINPMTRIAKARVEVANSGLKFKPEMFTTGTLKTKITSNKSTLSVPKSAVMWTGKRSIVYIKNETDKGITFKLREVTLGPLLGNDYIIEKGLEVGEEIVANGTFNVDAAAQLAGKPSMMNLEGGRVSTGHNHGDSSMPMSEDKKVVLKTEKTTISAEAKKSLQPLYKDYFEFKDALTKDDFNTAKKALLEFEKSFGKINMSVFKGESHKVWMNYQTELKKQTLHATHIKSIKELRISFEPISNVMIAMTKAFNPLNGSSYVQFCPMANSDKGSNWLSKENKVVNPYFGASMLKCGEVKETINNK
- a CDS encoding TolC family protein translates to MRKILIIFILFFAYNVEGQSINDYYIIAAENNPELKAKYKEFEAAMQKIPQVSSLPDPNLSMGYFISPVETRLGPQNMRFSLTQMFPWFGTLKAQKNATTLMAESKYQAFLNAKNLLYSQVATAYYPLYELIKLKEIEQENIKILESYKNIANAKFENGKGSLVDVLRVDIMIKDAQTNLEILTKKESALTSWLNSILNRKYDEKIVVAQEIEVIELPIEYRKDSITTNPILQELELKKQASEVASEVARKQGLPKLGLGLDYVLVGKGMNNFPDSGKDIIMPMVSVSLPIFRKKYNAATKEAKLMQESYAFQKEAYENKLNGTYYKLVFELEKERDLLKLYEGQVLTLSKSLNLLFAYYSNANKDFEEVLRMQQEFLKYQKMQLSSTSTFYIKLAELDYLTAKQF